A genomic window from Sciurus carolinensis unplaced genomic scaffold, mSciCar1.2, whole genome shotgun sequence includes:
- the LOC124975843 gene encoding LOW QUALITY PROTEIN: uncharacterized protein LOC124975843 (The sequence of the model RefSeq protein was modified relative to this genomic sequence to represent the inferred CDS: inserted 2 bases in 2 codons; substituted 3 bases at 3 genomic stop codons): DVRNRASNLSVKVKKKKWVTLCTSEWSTFNVGWPKEGSFNPNLVSQVKSHIFTPGPKGHLDQVPYIVTWENLVFDPPPWVTPFATPKPFLSSLPNEPSLPPPAPFIPVPPQTAQTSRLYPVLDKSKPSIPPKSKPRTVLSPEENTLIDLLAEEPPPYPPQPLPNTNPHPDSSEEDEEPPTARTLPDPSPMVGRLRGRKEPTTSRETSKVFSLRQTGGPNGQYQYWPFSASNLYNWKTHNPSFSSDPVALTSLIESILVTHQPTWDDCQQLLQTLLTSKERQKVLLEAHKNVPGDNGHPTHLPNLINEAFPLTRPDWDYNTDECRNHLCLYRQLLTAGLHGAGRRPTNLAQVRQTVQRADETPTAFLERLKEAYRRFTPFDPDSEEQKGNVSMAFIWQSAPDIRSKLQRLDNLQDFSLADLLKEAEKIYNKRETPEEKEERIRKVQEERDIRYXEELDKRDQKRNKEISKVLAAIAQTGSQGTKPGRERGXSRPQVEHDQCAYCKEKGHWAKDCPRNPKRLPDSRRYPNKTPQLLTLDDEDXGRQGQELPPEPRITLQVGEEPVTFLVDTGAQHSVLTQDPGLLSGRTTWVQGATGCKPYRRTTKREVHLASGKVSHSILHVPDGPYPLLGRDLLTKLKAQICFENGRASISGPNRVPLHILTFNLEDEYRLFDQLPELGKYMDYWLSSYPEAWAETGGMGMAICQVPIVISLKTTAIPINIKQYPMSREAYLGIKPHIKRLLDQGILTPCRSPWNTPLLPVKKPGTQDYHPVQDLREINKRVEDIHPTVPNPYNLLSTLPPTHTWYTVLDLKDAFFCLRLSPQSQALFAFEWKDPEEGLSGQLTWTRLQQGFKNSPTLFDKALHQDLADLRVRNPSLIMLQYVDDILVAAPTEEECIEGTKALLQALGQLGYRASAKKAQICQTKVTYLGYELHNGQRWLTTVRKETISSISTPQNPKQLREFLGTAGFCRLWIPGFAEIAAPLYLLTKQNSPFAWTNEHQRAFDHIKQALLSAPALGLPDITKPFDLFVDKKQGYAKGVLTQKLGPWRCPIAYMSKKLDPVASGWPPCLRMIAAVAILFKDATKLTLGQPLTLLTPHAIEAVIRQPPDRWISNARLTHYQSLLLDTDRIRFGPLVTLNPATLLPLPGGPIPHNCQQILAETQGTQPDLLDQPMTDAELVWFTDGSSYLLNGERRAVAAVTAESEVIWASVLPGGTSAQRAELIALTQALKLAEGKKLNVYTDSRYAFATAHIHGEIYRRRGLLTSEGREIKNKTEILALLKALFLPKRLSIIHCPGHQKGDHLEAKGNRLADKTARNAALGPQLLVTTLLPQKVKKPPEGFEERWVYEDPDLDIVQHLEATYNPAEGTWEYQGKTVMPIKHTKELIRSLHRLTHLGAKKMRTLLDRGEGNLYLPHRDSIIRQVVRNYQACAQVNTGKIKFGIGTRARRHKSGTSWEVNFTEIKPGXYGHRYLLVFVDTFSGWVEAYPTRHETAKVVAKKXVGRNFSKTHLRALQLVQNEVWKPLAAAYKEQLEKPTVPHSFKIGDTIWVRRHQNKNLEPRWKGPYTVLLTTPTAIKMAIPVTCQTPNSPRVSHFPLKSSSPTRVKQSSSPGLPGEHGDLDGIYQSSYGLGYPTYNQSMFWVIWKAKRGTPGNP; this comes from the exons GACGTCCGAAACCGTGCCAGCAACTTATCGGTCaaggtcaaaaagaagaagtgggtAACCCTCTGCACTTCTGAATGGTcaaccttcaacgtaggctggcccaaagaagggtccTTTAATCCCAATCTTGTTTCACAGGTCAAATCCCACATCTTCACTCCAGGCCCTAAAGGACATCTTGACCAAGTTCCATACATCGTGACTTGGGAAAACCTGGTTTTTGACCCGCCACCATGGGTCACCCCCTTCGCTACCCCAaaacctttcctctcttcccttcctaacgagccctcccttcctcctcccgcTCCTTTtattcctgtccctcctcagactGCCCAAACCTCTAGACTATACCCTGTACTGGATAAATCCAAGCCCTCCATTCCTCCTAAGTCGAAACCTCGGACTGTCCTTTCGCCCGAGGAAAATACCTTAATAGATCTACTAGCAGAAGAACCCCCACCTTACCCTCCTCAACCTCTCCCCAACACCAACCCTCATCCGGATTCCTCCGAGGAGGATGAGGAACCCCCAACTGCCAGAACCCTCCCAGACCCCTCTCCAATGGTGGGAAGACTCCGAGGGCGCAAGGAGCCTACAACTTCTAGGGAAACCTCAAAGGTTTTCTCCTTAAGACAGACTGGAGGCCCTAATGGTCAATATCAATACTGGCCTTTCTCTGCCTCCAACCTTTATAACTGGAAAACCCATAACCCTTCCTTCTCGAGTGACCCTGTAGCCTTAACCTCTTTAATTGAGTCCATTCTAGTGACCCACCAACCAACCTGGGATGACTGCCAGCAGCTTCTCCAAACTCTCCTCACATCCAAGGAAAGACAAAAAGTCTTATTAGAAGCCCATAAAAATGTTCCTGGGGACAATGGGCATCCCACACATCTCCCCAATCTGATTAATGAGGCTTTTCCCTTGACGCGGCCTGATTGGGATTACAATACTGATGAATGTAGGAACCACCTATGTCTCTATCGCCAGTTACTCACAGCGGGTCTCCATGGGGCTGGACGAAGGCCCACCAATTTGGCTCAGGTAAGACAAACTGTTCAGAGGGCGGACGAAACCCCTACTGCATTTCTAGAAAGATTGAAGGAGGCATATCGAAGGTTTACTCCTTTCGACCCAGATAGTGAGGAACAGAAAGGCAATGTCTCTATGGCATTCATTTGGCAATCTGCCCCTGACATTAGAAGCAAGCTACAAAGGTTGGATAATCTGCAGGATTTCTCCCTGGCAGATTTGttaaaggaagcagaaaagatTTACAATAAGAGGGAAActccagaagagaaagaagagaggattaGGAAAGTGCAGGAAGAAAGGGATATAAGATACTGAGAGGAATTAGATAAGAGGGATCAAAAGCGtaataaagaaataagtaaagtACTGGCCGCAATAGCTCAGACAGGGTCACAAGGGACTAAaccaggaagagaaaggggatgaAGCAGGCCCCAAGTGGAACACGACCAATGCGCCTACTGTAAGGAAAAAGGACATTGGGCAAAAGACTGTCCAAGAAATCCCAAAAGGCTCCCCGACTCAAGGAGGTACCCCAACAAAACCCCTCAACTACTAACTTTGGATGATGAAGATTAGGGACGTCAGGGCCAGGAGCTCCCCCCTGAGCCCCGGATAACTCTACAAGTGGGGGAGGAACCGGTAACCTTCCTAGTGGACACAGGAGCCCAACATTCAGTGCTGACGCAGGACCCCGGACTCCTAAGTGGAAGGACGACATGGGTCCAGGGGGCCACCGGATGCAAACCATATCGAAGGACCACTAAAAGAGAAGTCCACCTTGCCTCAGGTAAGGTCTCCCACTCAATCCTGCATGTGCCCGACGGTCCATACCCATTACTAGGAAGAGACTTACTAACCAAACTAAAAGCCCAGATTTGTTTTGAGAATGGAAGGGCCTCCATAAGTGGGCCCAATAGGGTGCCTCTCCATATATTGACTTTTAACTTGGAAGATGAATATAGACTATTTGACCAACTCCCCGAACTTGGCAAATATATGGACTATTGGCTCAGCTCCTACCCAGAGGCCTGGGCTGAAACTGGGGGAATGGGAATGGCAATATGCCAAGTCCCCATAGTGATCTCACTCAAGACCACTGCAATACCTATCAATATTAAACAATACCCCATGTCCAGGGAAGCTTACCTAGGCATTAAACCGCATATCAAGCGGCTTCTAGATCAAGGCATACTGACACCTTGCCGATCACCCTGGAACACCCCCTTACTCCCAGTCAAAAAGCCAGGGACTCAAGACTATCACCCGGTCCAAGACTTAAGGGAGATAAACAAGAGAGTGGAAGACATCCACCCCACGGTACCCAACCCTTATAACCTCCTCAGTACCTTGCCTCCCACTCATACCTGGTATACTGTCCTAGATTTAAAGGATGCATTCTTCTGCTTGAGGTTAagtccccagagccaggccctaTTTGCATTTGAATGGAAGGATCCTGAGGAAGGACTCTCAGGACAATTGACCTGGACCCGGTTACAACAAGGATTTAAGAACAGTCCCACACTTTTTGACAAAGCCCTACATCAGGACTTAGCTGATTTACGGGTAAGAAACCCCTCCCTAATAATGCTCCAATACGTAGATGATATTCTAGTGGCGGCCCCTACCGAAGAAGAATGTATTGAAGGGACCAAAGCATTACTGCAGGCTCTAGGGCAATTGGGGTACCGGGCCTCTGCAAAGAAAGCACAAATCTGTCAGACGAAAGTTACTTACCTCGGATATGAGCTTCATAATGGTCAGAGATGGCTCACCACAGTCCGGAAAGAAACTATCTCGAGTATTTCCACTCCCCAGAATCCCAAACAACTACGGGAATTCCTGGGGACAGCAGGTTTTTGTAGACTATGGATTCCTGGATTTGCAGAGATAGCAGCCCCTCTGTACCTATTAACAAAGCAGAACAGCCCTTTCGCCTGGACAAATGAACACCAGAGGGCGTTTGATCACATCAAACAGGCCCTCCTATCTGCCCCTGCCCTGGGTTTACCGGACATCACTAAGCCTTTTGACCTCTTTGTTGACAAAAAGCAGGGATATGCAAAGGGAGTCCTAACCCAGAAATTGGGACCATGGAGATGCCCAATCGCCTACATGTCAAAAAAATTGGACCCTGTGGCATCAGgatggcctccctgcctccggATGATAGCAGCAGTAGCAATCCTATTTAAGGATGCTACTAAACTGACTCTGGGACAGCCACTAACCTTGTTAACTCCACATGCCATCGAAGCAGTAATCCGGCAACCTCCTGACCGCTGGATCTCCAATGCCCGGCTTACCCACTACCAGTCTTTATTGCTGGACACGGACCGAATCCGGTTCGGTCCTTTAGTAACTCTAAACCCAGCCACGCTCCTGCCCCTCCCCGGGGGACCCATCCCCCACAATTGCCAACAGATTCTTGCAGAGACCCAAGGAACCCAACCAGATCTGTTAGACCAACCCATGACGGACGCGGAGTTAGTCTGGTTCACTGACGGGAGTAGCTATTTGCTAAACGGGGAACGACGAGCAGTAGCAGCCGTCACCGCTGAATCAGAGGTAATCTGGGCGAGCGTGTTACCGGGAGGAACATCAGCCCAGCGAGCAGAGCTGATAGCTCTGACGCAGGCCTTAAAACTGGCTGAGGGGAAGAAACTCAATGTATACACAGACAGTCGGTATGCCTTTGCTACCGCCCATATCCATGGAGAAATATATCGGCGGCGAGGGTTATTAACCTCAGAGGGAAGAGAGATCAAGAATAAGACTGAAATCTTAGCCTTATTAAAGGCCCTCTTTCTGCCAAAGAGACTAAGTATAATACATTGCCCTGGCCACCAAAAGGGAGACCATCTAGAGGCAAAAGGAAACAGACTGGCAGACAAAACTGCTAGGAATGCAGCTTTAGGCCCACAACTCCTAGTGACTACCCTATTGCCACAAAAGGTTAAAAAGCCACCCGAGGGCTTCGAGGAACGTTGGGTCTATGAGGACCCAGATTTGGACATTGTGCAACATCTAGAGGCCACCTATAACCCGGCTGAAGGCACATGGGAATACCAGGGAAAAACTGTAATGCCTATCAAACACACCAAAGAACTAATAAGATCCTTGCACAGACTTACTCATTTGGGAGCTAAAAAGATGAGAACCCTCTTGGATCGTGGAGAAGGAAATCTATACCTGCCCCACAGAGACTCAATCATCAGGCAAGTTGTGAGAAATTATCAAGCTTGTGCTCAGGTTAACacaggtaaaataaaatttgggattGGGACCCGGGCCAGAAGGCACAAGTCTGGAACCAGTTGGGAAGTCAACTTTACAGAAATCAAACCTG TGTATGGACACAGGtatcttttagtttttgtggacactttttcaggatgggtagAAGCATATCCCACTCGGCATGAGACTGCTAAAGTTGTGGCAAAGA CTGTTGGAAGAAATTTTTCCAAG ACCCATCTACGTGCATTGCAGTTAGTCCAAAACGAAGTCTGGAAGCCCCTAGCAGCGGCCTATAAGGAACAACTGGAGAAACCAACAGTGCCACACTCCTTCAAGATAGGAGACACCATCTGGGTCCGCAGGCATCAGAACAAAAACCTTGAACCTCGCTGGAAAGGACCTTACACCGTCTTGCTGACCACCCCTACTGCCATCAAG ATGGCCATACCTGTTACGTGTCAAACTCCCAATTCTCCTCGGGTCTCTCACTTCCCCTTAAAATCCAGTTCACCCACCAGGGTAAAACAAAGCTCGAGCCCTGGATTACCGGGAGAACATGGGGACTTAGATGGCATTTATCAG